A stretch of Flexivirga aerilata DNA encodes these proteins:
- a CDS encoding inositol monophosphatase family protein produces MDTTPAPDELLALEQLACDLATEAGRLIVDERPDRLGVAATKSTATDVVTVMDQRSEALLRTRLEQQRPDDGLLGEEGGSRQSRSGITWVVDPIDGTVNYLYGLPAYAVSVAACVGDVSVSGGWAPVAGAVVNPMTDELFHARLGGGAHLQHAGRSARLAVSGQTDLSLSLVGTGFGYDAAKRRKQAALVGELIDQVRDIRRAGSAALDLCSVGAGRLDAYYESGLNAWDQAAGRLVVTEAGGTVVGRSGGAPDSDLVLAGPQSLVDRLVPVVDARPLG; encoded by the coding sequence CGACGAACTTCTCGCGCTGGAGCAACTCGCCTGCGACCTGGCCACCGAGGCCGGCCGGCTGATCGTCGACGAGCGCCCCGACCGGTTGGGTGTCGCGGCGACCAAGAGCACCGCGACCGACGTGGTGACCGTGATGGACCAGCGCAGCGAGGCGTTGCTGCGCACCCGCCTGGAGCAGCAGCGCCCGGACGACGGTCTGCTCGGCGAGGAGGGTGGCTCGCGGCAGAGCCGCTCCGGCATCACCTGGGTCGTCGACCCGATCGACGGCACCGTCAACTACCTCTACGGGCTGCCGGCGTATGCCGTCTCGGTGGCCGCCTGCGTCGGCGACGTGTCGGTGTCGGGCGGCTGGGCGCCGGTCGCGGGGGCGGTCGTCAACCCGATGACCGACGAGCTCTTCCACGCCCGGCTCGGCGGCGGCGCCCACCTCCAGCACGCCGGTCGCTCCGCGCGCCTTGCGGTGAGCGGCCAGACCGACCTGTCGCTCTCGCTGGTCGGCACCGGCTTCGGGTATGACGCCGCCAAGCGCCGCAAGCAGGCCGCGCTGGTGGGTGAGCTCATCGACCAGGTGCGCGACATCCGGCGCGCCGGCAGCGCGGCGCTGGACCTCTGCTCGGTCGGTGCCGGCCGCCTCGACGCCTACTACGAGTCCGGTCTCAACGCCTGGGACCAGGCCGCCGGCCGGCTGGTGGTCACCGAGGCCGGCGGCACCGTGGTGGGCCGCTCCGGAGGCGCGCCGGACTCCGACCTGGTGCTCGCCGGACCGCAGTCGCTGGTCGACCGGCTGGTGCCCGTGGTGGACGCCCGACCACTTGGCTGA